In Rutidosis leptorrhynchoides isolate AG116_Rl617_1_P2 chromosome 2, CSIRO_AGI_Rlap_v1, whole genome shotgun sequence, one genomic interval encodes:
- the LOC139888672 gene encoding secreted RxLR effector protein 78-like yields MAFLDLEKAYDCVPRELILKTLNARGVPSRYIRSIRDMYEGAKTRVRTTVGNTGFFPVEVGLHQGSALSPYLFALILDELTHRIQDNIPWCLIFSDDIVLVSDSQDELNRRLEQWRTALESNGAHNSFRMFVDVHLCILWVFLHVNVAHKLVVKSLKEV; encoded by the exons atggcgttcttagacttggaaaaagctTATGACTGTGTCCCGCGTGAGCTGATTTTGAAGACTCTTAATGCTAGgggtgtcccaagtagatatataagatctattagagatatgtacgaggGGGCGAAGACTCGTGTACGTACGACGGTAGGAAACACAGGGTTTTTTCCTGTAGAGGTAGGTTTACATCAGGGATCTGCTCTTAGTCCTTATCTTTTTGCTTTGATCCTAGACGAGTTGACTCATAGGATACAAGACAACATCCCATGGTGCCTAATTTTCTCCGAtgatattgtattagtttcggattcccaggatgagcttaacagaaggCTTGAGCAATGGAGGACCgccttagaatcaaatg GCGCACATAACTCTTTCAG AATGTTTGTGGATGTGCATTTGTGTATTTTATGGGTTTTTTTACATGTTAATGTTGCCCACAAACTGGTTGTGAAAAGTCTGAAAGAGGTTTAG